A window of Nitrospirota bacterium genomic DNA:
GCCCAGTAGATTTCCCCCTGCCTCGGGCTTGCGGTCGTTCGAGTCGGCAATCGGATCTTCCCTTTTCCCGCCATGATGCTAGCGCACCCGGCCAGACTTCGCTGCCCGGAGCTTTTCTTCCCAGCCCAGGCGCGGATTCTTCGCCTGCCTGCGGGAGATCACGATCGAGCGCGCGCGCACCTGGATCTCGACCGCATCGCCCGCATCCAGACTGCACTTGCGCAACACCTCCTGCGGCAGCCGCACGCCCTTCGAATTGCCGATCGCGACGATCTTGCTTTGCATGCCCCCGCTCATCCCGGAAAAAGCTCCGCCACCCCAATGCTCACGCCAGGCAGCATCGCCGCGCTCACCGACCCGCCCTCCGCCACCGCGAAAATACC
This region includes:
- a CDS encoding AbrB/MazE/SpoVT family DNA-binding domain-containing protein, encoding MQSKIVAIGNSKGVRLPQEVLRKCSLDAGDAVEIQVRARSIVISRRQAKNPRLGWEEKLRAAKSGRVR